The sequence taatttttcacctatatatatatttatttatatatttttataacttcaaaacatatattaaaagataaatgattttgttttttattttccttttcatatCGAGTTCTATTcgctaaaaaaatattctagaAACTAACGTTACAGCTAGCTTTTTGTATTATTGAGCACGTTGTGAAATGTGAAAGCAGGCGGAGATTTGGCAATAAGAAGTTTCTACTAATAGCAGAACCCATTTCAGTAGGTCACATGTTAACTCTCCCTTTCAGAAGAAAAACCACTTCTTTTGCTTTGGTTGAAATGGACATTAACCTTATTGTTTTGGCTCTTTACGGCAATCCTACCCTTCTTGTGATTAATTTCCCACGTACCCTAACaccctttttctttaagaataaaatttgaaatacttcctttctaaatttaaagaaaaattatctgtTCCAAGTTTGTttctttgaaaattatttcttttctaaataattaagcTGCATAAATTCGGTTAACTTTCTTACTTTAGAAGAAATGATGGCTCCGTTGTACGGTTCAAgtaatccaaaaagaaaataatgtttgAAGCTTTTTTCtggaaaatttttatttttttcctggAAGCAATTGAGCATTTTGTTCTCGTAAGCAAAGCAAAACTTTAAATCTTAATAACAATTTTTCtcttactttaaaaaataaattctcatGTAACCAAGTTAAATAGATAATATCTTTTAGCATatttttgacaaaaaaaaaaatctctgattttgaatatttttgaagaaaaacaTCGACactttattaagaaaatataaaatggcAGAAGCATTTAaatatgtttgatttttttagaggatcataaaagaaaatgaaatgtaTTGAGCAGTGATGATCAAAATGAGCCATTCAATTTTTCACTCTTAGACTACAACTTGTGCTAAAGGTTGGCTTTACTCAAAGGACAGGCATTTGATGAGAGAGGTGTCTTCTTATGAACAAACCCAACAATGGATATCTTGAATTATAGCCATGGAACATGATCTGAGATAATGCTACcatataaactaaaatagtTCTACTTTTCTCAGTTTGGCAGCTTCCACAGCATAAACTCCAGCACATGTTCCtcataatacatatatatcccAAAATTATCCCACTTCTTAGTTTTTACTGACATCTCCTTATCAACATTAAAATATAGGacccaagaaaaaaaaaagtatctgcttattattattagtgcATTATTAAGAAAAGGTGCAATGAGTTAGTTTAGtagatatttaatttgttattaccGTTATTTCACCAAATGTTTTGCATCTATCTATGATATGTGAACATCCATgttctttcatatttatatttatttacatagAAACATTTTATTCACTATTAAGAAAGAACACACGTGTTGGTAATTTCTTTGTACATAGAACcattaataactaaaagaaaattgatccCAGGTGGTCAAAAATCGCAAAGCATCTTCCAGGAAGGACGGATAATGAAATAAAGAACTACTGGAGGACAAGAATCCAGAAGCATATCAAGCAAGCAGAAGCATGTACTGGAAGTAGCAGTTCTGAGATGAATGAACAAGGAAGCACAAGCAATCAGATTTCAGCAATGATGGAAACTTACTCTCCTCAATCTTATCAAGGAAACGTTCAGGATGCTTTTCCAGGAGCTAATTGCAACTTACCTCCTGAACCCAATGACAATTACTGGAGCATGGAGGATTTCTGGTCCATGCAATTACTCAATGGTGATTAAACACAGTTATAtggttaatattattattgctaTTATTATATGGTCTAGATTAATTCTACTCTCTCTGGATGATCAATAGTAGGTTTGTCTATAGTCGTCATTTGGtataattaattgtattttccATATGTCAAACAATATATTTATGGTATGGTGTGTAATAGaatctttaaatatatatatatatacactctGCATACATgaattaaaacatataatattcTACTATAAGGCCCTGTTGCCACtgtctatttttatttttattgaaatgtaatacttttttttctattcttttttattgaagATGAAATAGAAAGTAGACTACACATCAACCAGAGTAACTATCTGCTTACACTCATTATAATTGTGACTCTCATCAATATTAGTGGATGAGGAGACTTGAACTCGAGATTTCTCCAATTGTCAGGAGTGAGAATATCAatcaggttattttctaaatagcTCTTCTTTCTCTACATATTTCATTAACTATATTATTCCTCTTTTACATTTATTTCCATTTTGATACAATAAGCACAGACCTAAACCAATGAGTTCGATAAAAAAGACTTCCTCTAATGATTCCACAAATTCCTTAGAAACAAACACTTATGGTTCAAATGCAACATAACTATAACAGATCATCGGTTAGTTAATTATACTTAAATGAGATAGTGATATAAATGATTAttggattatatatatatatatatataattttaatttatgtcactataattttttttattttaatttaaactatgatttaatttcttttaatatgaagGATTGACACACaacatttctcttttttaattatcttttaattaaatattctttgTAATGTGTCaatatctttatatataaaaaaaaacttaattaaaatataaataaaataacttaaaaatttataactaaaataaaattaaatattaaattaagtaattatttatatcattattaataCGTAAATCTTCTTCACGTATACGTCCTGTCATTTCTTATACCTTCTCACATGCACGATTTATTCTTTAATGccaagtttttaatatttctacaAATACATGTGAAAAGAATGATGCAAAAGTTGGTATCATATgatcaataaatatatcatcCTTTAtcgttcttttctttttcttttccttcttttattattgtattgcTAGAAgaataatacataaatatatatattttatatttaattgatattatatttaattatttaaaattgataattatttatcaccTTAGTATAGAATTAGTTTGcttgtaaataataaaataaatagaggGTACTTAAAACTTTTCtcgaattttatttattaattgttgatttcttttttttttttttttggtcttattttgcttttctttttccttcttctgaaaggaaagattaattaaaatgattgAGATAAGTATGGGGATGGCATGAGCAATCACATTGAAATAAATCACGTATATGACCAAGCAACACCGAACTTAACTTATAGAAAGTCAACACGTAAGGAGTCTAAGATCTATTATTAGCAAATTCTATCTTGGCTTTTGATTAAATATCCATATTTGTGCATGGCCATGCAAATTTGAAGCCCGACGTTAACCTAACCCTTGCAATTGAAGCATGGAAGTCTGCACATGCTCCTTATAAATTCCCTCGTTCACTTGTCCATCATGACACCCTTCCCCTTAATTACATAAATGACTATTTATTACAAAAACAAACAACACTTTTTTATTGACCACatatttttctagaaaaatatCATTGGAACAAGAGTCacttttaagatattaaaagtaCACTAAAATTGATTAGAGTTAATTTGCAAATCATTTTGTGGTTTAGCTTAATTGggtttcttctttctttcactTCCTTTACTATAAATGATTGTTTTCTTGTCTTCTTTCACATTTTCAAGCCTAACAAATCATTAtgattattactatttttcacTAATAAGATGTCTAGTCGGTTTTAGATTACGCAATTAGGGTTCTTTTTCCCTATagaatctttcttttctttttaatttttaatttttttatagaatgcCAGACTTCATTAGAAAAGGGAATAGCCTCAATATCCTTCCAAACAGCCAAAAGAGCACATGCAGGTGCTTCttctatcaaaataatttcttgGTCACTTAATATCT comes from Ricinus communis isolate WT05 ecotype wild-type chromosome 5, ASM1957865v1, whole genome shotgun sequence and encodes:
- the LOC8281777 gene encoding MYB-like transcription factor EOBII, which encodes MDKKPINSQDAEVRKGPWTMEEDLILINYIANHGEGVWNSLAKAAGLKRTGKSCRLRWLNYLRPDVRRGNITPEEQLLIMELHAKWGNRWSKIAKHLPGRTDNEIKNYWRTRIQKHIKQAEACTGSSSSEMNEQGSTSNQISAMMETYSPQSYQGNVQDAFPGANCNLPPEPNDNYWSMEDFWSMQLLNDEIESRLHINQSNYLLTLIIIVTLINISG